The genomic DNA ttttacaaagcGGGCACTGCTTATCATGGGGCGGCATCAGCGCTCACCTAAATAGCCCATATGCCACTGGGTGAGATAAATGATCACTGTTTTTTAGCAGAATTATGGGAAGTATTGTGTGTTGTTGGAGGTGCATCTTCGTCAGTTTAGCTCGGAAAATGCCTCCCCTGTCAATCTGCAGCCCTAGGCTGCTGCCTAATCTTGCCTAATGTGCGGGCCGGCCCTGCATCACACACATCTGTGAACTTTCCTTAAAGAGAAATTCATTTCAGTCCTGGTTTTCTCCCAAAGCTGGGAAAAACATTAAAGGAGCATGGAAGCTCTTCCAGCCATTGGGTCCCTAGTGGGAGAGGAAAGACCTACTTAGCTTTGACAGCAGGACTCCTTTACCTAACAGGAGTAAGAGGGCTAGTCTGTTGCTTTCATTAAGGAAgtggcacaaaaaaaaaaaacatttactttgactaggctttggtgacaaagcaAAGTCAGTGCCATGAGGAAGTAAAGTCCTTTGTTGTAAAAAATAGACTTGAATGGTCGTGGTTGTAGAAATAATGAAATGaagatgtatttattttgctggaaaatgttgGTCCCCTGATGTATTATTTGTATTCTGAATTTGGTCATGTCTTTCAAGAAGTATGGTTGGGCAATATAGCAGGTTCTACTTTGGCACCCTCAAGTGGTCTTTTCTCACATAGCTGCAACATTAGTACAAATTATAAGGAAATTGCGTATGCTATACTAAGAGAGAATGGTCAGACAACAAAATATGTAAATTGCTTGAAGTTATAGACCAAGACCAGTTACGATTACATGGCTGTCTTTGTAATAAGCCATACCCCTTCTGTTCCTCCAGGCTGTTCCAAGGTGACCTGCATCAGCCTCACCCAGGAGGCTTCAGTCCAGCTCTCTCCACTGCATGGCCAGCAGATCTCCATCCACTACCTGGACATGTCTGACTGTTTTTCCCTGGAGGACCAGGGCCTCCGCACCATTGCCTCCCACTGCCCCCGCCTCACACACCTCTACCTACGGCGCTGCACGCGCCTCACTGACGAAGCCCTGCGCCACCTGGCTCTGCACTGCCCCTCTGTCAGGGAGCTCAGCCTCAGTGACTGCCGCCTGGTGGGGGATTTCGGGCTGCGCGAGGTGGCCCGCCTGGAGGGCTGCCTTCGCTACCTGAGTGTGGCCCACTGCGGCCGCATCACAGACGTGGGGGTGCGCTACGTGGCTCGCTACTGCCCGCGGCTCCGGTACCTGAATGCGCGGGGCTGCGAGGGCCTCACGGACCACGGCCTGGGACACTTGGCCAGGAGCTGCCCCAAACTCAAGTCCCTGGATGTAGGCAAGTGCCCGTTGGTGTCAGACAGCGGGCTGGAGCAGCTGGCACTGTATTGCCAGGGCCTGAGGAGGCTGAGCCTGAGGGCGTGCGAGAGCGTGACGGGTCGAGGGCTACGGGCCATAGCCGCGAACTGCTGCGACCTGCAGCTGCTCAACGTACAGGACTGCGAGGTGTCGCCGGAGGCACTGCGATTCGTTAGGCGCCACTGCAGACGCTGCGTCATAGAGCACACGAACCCCGGGTTCTTCTGAGAGAGGGATCACTGGATTCACCTTCTGACAAATGGATATGTTTAAATTCCTGCTCTGGGGTTGACCAAGAAGAGGGCTGAGTTGTCAGGACTAGTTGGAAAGGGTGTGCAATATCCACTTGTGTCTTTTTTTAAGGTTATTTGCATGGTTAATAATGCTGTTCTTTGCGTACACTCACATGGAATGTATTTAACATATTTATCTGTATAAAGGGAGGCAAATGTTTCAATGTATTAGACCTTGTTTGGTATTCCTCTCACATGACACATTTCGGATGTGACGTTTGCTATGCAATAACATTGAGCACTGGGTACAGATTCATTTCGAATGCCTTCTCTTTACCTTTGTCCATCTTTTGTGCTTCATTTCATCAACATTAAGGAGACAGATATTCACCATTACATTGTACACATTCCTTTTTGCGCAGGAAGTTATTCCACACCAAACCACTATGAATGTATCACTAGTAAGCTAACCCAATAACCAGCATACCTGGTGACTTCTTAACCCTGTGTTCAAATCCAGTAGGAAGAAAGGTGTATCTTTGTCAGTCTTAAGTGCTTataatgtttcttttttttgtattttgtgtgCATATGTACTTTATCAAATCTAATAGACAATCACTTCAATTGAGCTCAATGGTGTCATGCGTCTTGACTATTTTATCTTGCAAAGTACAGTGTATAGAATTAATGTATGGACTCAATGTATCGACTCAGTGTACAACTACGTTTTTACCACCAAATAGAAAACAAAAGGATTggtgttcttttgaccaggaacacgTTGCTGCTACAATTATTCTAATAAACAGCTTTGTAATAAACAATTCTTCGACCATCAGGACATATTTTTCACACAAAATGAGAGTGAATATAGCCACGAGACGTAACGCCCTTGTGGACATGAGTATGCATGAAGTTCATTTGTAGTAGCACTCGCTATTTAGGGCCATTCGGGTACCTAATAAATACTGGTGCTACCATAAGTGGCTTGCTACCATATACGGTATCGTACACTATATATGGTAACTTAACTGACAGAGAGCCGCAGAGAGAGTGCTAGAGATAATCCGTTGAGTTGTTAATAACCAAAGGTCattgttctgtgtgtgtctgcgcatGTGTGACACAGCACTTCACAACACGCTTCCTGTTTATTCATTCCATTGCTGTACCATGTTACCTCATATGGTAAGGACTGTGTGTCACCGCAACTTTGGCCACCATCCTCTAGGGTTGTGTTCCTGTTATAACACACTGACAAAGAAGAGTAGAATAACATTTGAGTACCTGAGTGTTAAACAGTTGTCATTTTCACTGTCTTGTATTGTAGCTTACATGtcttcttctctgttcttctgTTATGTTTAAGTAGAAATTGGAATTTCAAATCACTGACTGACAACCAATGACAGTTAACACTGATAGTCACtggtttgtgtgtatgtgagtgtgtgcgtgtttagGATTGATTTGAATGCCTATGTAATGTATGTGTTTTCATCAGTCTGaatgactctttctctctgaaagTAACAGCCATGATGAAACAGTTTCTGTTGAGTTTTTGCCTGGCCGTAGGCCTTTTCAGCACTTTGTTAGCTCAAACAGGTACATATTGCATTACAGATTTTGTCCTTATTTAACCTACAACCTGATCCTACTCCCCTCCTTTTTACCTATTGGACAATATGACTTCAAGTCTTACTGACAGACACGTCTGTACTTGCACCAAACTACCCCTTACTCAGGTTATGGTTTGGATCCATGGGGAGGCTTAGCTGTGGGTGGAACCTTCCAATATGATGGATCGGCCCTGGTGGCCTATCAGAATGTGGTTGCGGTTGTCATTCAGTATCGCCTTAGCATCCTGGGTTTCTTAAGGTATGACCTTGACAACATTTCACCAGTGTTACTCTACATTTACTCCAATTCGCATTAAGTGCCTTAAACTCTAACTGAACTATAGTATGTTTTACAATGGTGCCTTGAATGTTAATTTGATGTGCCAGGTGTGCCAAAACAATTGCAACCTTAGACATTACAACACCAGGTGCATTGTTATTTGCTTCAAGTACAGGAGACAAACATGCAGGTGGTAACTAGGGCTTCTTGGACCAGATTGCCAGCCTTCAGTGGGTTCGTGATAATATCATGGATTTTGGGGGAGACCCAGACTCAGTCACCATTTTCGGACAATCTACCTGGGGCATTAGTGCATCCATGCTGGTAGGTATGAGAAAGACAATGTGACACAGCAGTGAGATGGTCAGGTACAAAAGAagaggtgtggttgaatttatacCTCACAGTGTAAACCATCAAAACCAAAGAGAGTAGCACTGTTTGACCCAATGGCTCTGTCTATCACCTGACAGGTGTTGTGTCCGTTAGCTGAGGGCCTGTTTCCCAGAACCATCCCTATGAGTGGAGTGGCACCACTGGAGGCCCATTACTACCAACAACCCACTGGCCAATGCCAAGGTACTCATGAATACCTATGTAACACAGCATCCAGGTCCACACCCACCCTACCCCCATTAATGCTGGTACAAAACAAACCATTGGTTACAATATGAATAACATGATGGCCCTGACTATGACCTAAAATAGTAACCAGTCTTCTCTGAGAGGGTTTGTTGATGgcaggtgaattcctctcccattCCAGATGATGTCCAATCTGTCAGAGTGTGATGACAGCACTACTGAGAAGATTGTGCAGTGTGTCAGAGGGACATACTCACACCATCAAAAAGGTATGAGGTCATTCAGTTCTGTTTGATGTGGCTTATGTTTGGCATGTTGGTCTATTATCATATGCACGGAAGCTGACAAAAATATCTGTATTTTAGGTTCAGGTTTTCATGGGCCCTGCACTGATGGTGTGTTCCTGAAAGGGCCTCCTGAAGAGGTTTTGAAGAACAAGGAGTTCCTGAAGGTTCCTATGGTTGTAGAGGTGGTCAACCATGAATTTGGATGGATTATGTCTCAGGCAAGCTCATTGGCTTCTATATCTTGTTGTGAGATTTTCTTTAAGACAACATTATTGTGGtcatcagatcagatcagattaCTGTACCTGTATCACATTTCAGATATCTTCACCTCTGTTGCAGTCTAACTGTTGTTTCTGATGCCATAGTTTTATGCACCTTTGGGTTGGGTTTATGGCATGGAGAAGCAGTCTGTGGAATCCGTGATGGACATTTTCTTCTTATGTAAGTTCTCCTTATTCATCCACTTATATACTTCTCTTGCTTAACCCTTTTAACTCACGAGAATTggcctacagtgcatttggaaattattcagactccttgaattttttcacattttgttacgttacagaggTATTCTAAAAATGCATGAatcgttttttttctctcatcaatccacacacaataccccataaaaacaggtttttagaaatgtttctaaagttatataaaaaatatatattaaatttacataagtattcagaccctttacacagtactttgttgaagcacctttgacagcgattacagtcttgagtcttcttgtgtatgacgctacatgcttgACACActtgtacttggggagtttctcccattcttcactggagatcctctcaagctctgtcaggttggatggggagcatcgctgtacagctattttcaggtctttccagagatgtttgatcagttttaagtctgggctctggctgggctactcaaggacattcagagacttgtcctgtagccactcctgcgttgttttggctgtgtgtttaaggtggttgtcctgttggaaggtaaaccttcgccccagtctgaggtcctgagcgctctggagcaggttttcatcaaggatctctctgtactttgttacgttcatctttccctcaatcctgactagtctcccagtccttgtcgCTCCAAAAactcccaacagcatgatgctgccaccaccatgcttcaccatagggatggtgccaggtttcctccagatgtgacgcttggcattcaggccaaagagttcaatcttggtttcatcagaccagagaatcttgtttctcatggtctgggagtctttaggtgccttttggaaaactcgaagggggctgtcatgtgccttttactgaggagtggcttccgtctggcctgattgggggagtgctgcagagatggttgtcctggaagtttctcccatctccacagaggaactctggagctctaatagagtgaccatcgggttcttggtcacctccctgacgaaggcccttctctcccgattgctaaGTTTGGCCGGGCGTTCAGCACTAGGCAGAGTCTTGATGATTCCAAACTTCTACCatctaagaatgatggaggcaactgtggtcttgaggaccttcaatgctgcagaaatgtttacgtacccttccccagatctgtgccttgacacaatcctgtctcggcgctctactgaaaattccttcgacctcctagtttggtttttgctctgacatgcactgtcaactgtgggaccttttatagacaggtgtgtgcctttctaaatcctgtccaatcaatttaattgaccACAGGTGTACTCTAATtaagctgtagaaacatctcaaggatcaaggatgcacctgagctcaattttgagtatcatagcaaaggttctgaatagttATCTAAATAAGtattctctttttgtttttttatacatttgcaaaacattttaaaaacctgttttcgctttgtcattatggggtactgtgtgtagattgatgaggaaaaacatttaatttaatccattttagactaaggctgtaacataacaaaatgtggaaaaagtcaagaggtctgaatactttccgaatgcactgtatattgataGGACTAAatttaaatgtttcttacagaataaATATTAAATGCATaagcatggtagcaattgaaagggactAGTTTGGAGTATTAGACAAAGGTTGAGGatacaacagttcacctgacacaagactgaatccaaacattattGATTGTTGAACACTGTTGATTTTacgtgcattttacatttactgtacttttcgccgcatttgttgataacgaaatcagaaaatactctggatgaattcagtaacatgataagaattGTCCTGGAAaagtggggtaggtgcaacataagtcAAGGGTTTGAGTGGTGTCGCCAAGTGACCAGACAAGTCATTTCAATGCAcctttatgactcaaagaagggTTTTCAACTATAAACTGCTTTTTTtttagctctcctagctgtgcagttgaggaactagagcaatcACACTTGacgttgttttgtttggaacacaaccctgcaatCACACAATTATTGTTGTTTCCGCAATCCAAAAACTGACCATTCATAAATCGCatcctgggtcaggtgggcatcatttgaaagcttgttctattgccgaCATGAGCTAGCTAAGTTTTAAAATAAGATCCTatagtgttaggctttcacaaggcaatgCAGAGAAACAGATCATAATTTTGGTGCACATAGAAAGTGGTTCCGCGGCAAATTGTGTTAAAATAGGCAAACGTCTCATTCTATTCAGAACAACCCACGGTATGACGCCATGTCATATTGTAACTgaacatcaaacatagtgatcataaacattGACACCGTaaatgacatgagttttatgatatggaaatgggAAGTGCACATTTAGACTCAAGTGGGATTTGGTTTGCTTGTTTGACATCAAAGCGAAATGTATTTTAATCCTCATTGAATACATTGAGTCCTcataatttacagcatttccctcattTCCTTCACCCAGTCAACAAAAAAATAGCAAAAGTACCCCAATTAGAGGGAGCGACGGGGGCAACGTCTTGTCACGTacagtgctcaagttcagaacagctgtcagtcaaaacccatacagtgcTGTGAAGCGCAGAATCTGAGCTCCGATGTCGTTTATagccactgcgttccaatttaggTGCTTATCAGTCCCCAAATCTGTCATTTTCAACCCGTGTACGGTGTAAAGGGTAAAGGGATACACCAATAGTTCATTCCACTGGTTGTTAGATTGCAATAGGTGGACAAAAAGTCAACATTTTATAGCTAGAATCCTTcattgctacatacatttttggaattataaatgaatgatatactgcatacccattgattcttgaagaatgtagCCTATAAATTCCTATTGAGTTTAGTTTAACTGTtccaccccatcagaacccaaaatataatctTGTTTTACcacaatgtttgtaaacaatgtaaatgtatggCCTCAAAACAATAACTATAATTTTTATATCATAgagggtcagtccttgcatccatagctgtctatgaatttgagagtggttaccgATATCCAGGCCTAtgcctcagctttttaccaaaacagaggcggtgTTACActttgttacagtgccttgcgaaagtattcgccccccttgaactttgaccttttgacacatttcaggcttcaaacataaagatataaaactgtatttttttgtgaagaatcaacaacaagtgggacacaatcatgaagtggaacgacatttattggatatttcaaacttttttaacaaatcaaaaactgaaaaattgggcgtgcaaaattattcaacccctttactttcagtgcagcaaactctctccagaagttcagtgaggatctctgaatgatccaatgttgacctaaatgactaaggatgataaatacaatccacctgtgtgtaatcaagtctccgtataaatgcacctgcactgtgatagtctcagaggtccgttaaaagcgcagagagcatcatgaagaacaaggaacacaccaggcaggtccgagatactgttgtgaagaagtttaaagccggatttggatacaaaaagatttcccaagctttaaacatcccaaggagcactgtgcaagcgataatattgaaatggaaggagtatcagaccactgcaaatctaccaagacctggccgtccctctaaactttcagctcatacaaggagaagactgatcagagatgcagccaagaggcccatgatcactctggatgaactgcagagatctacagctgaggtgggagactctgtccataggacaacaatcagtcgtatattgcacaaatctggcctttatggaagagtggcaagaagaaaaccatttcttaaagatatccataaaaagtgttgtttaaagtttgccacaagccacctgggagacacaccaaacctgtggaagaaggtgctctggtcagatgaaaccaaaattgaactttttggcaacaatgcaaaacgttatgtttggcgtaaaagcaacacagctcatcaccctgaacacaccatgcccactgtcaaacatggtggtggcagcatcatggtttgggtctgcttttcttcagcagggacagggaagatggttcaaattgatgggaagatggatggagccaaatacaggaccattctggaagaaaacctgatggagtctgcaaaagacctgagactgggacggagatttgtcttccaacaagacaatgatccaaaacataaagcaaaatctacaatggaatggttcaaaaataaacatatccaggtgttagaatggccaagtcaaagtccagacctgaatccaatcgagaatctgtggaaagaactgaaaactgctgttcacaaatgctctccatccaacctcactgagctcgagctgttttgcaaggaggaatgggaaaaaaattcagtctctcgatgtgcaaaactgatagagacataccccaagcgacttacagctgtaatcgcagcaaaaggtggcgctacaaagtattaacttaagggggctgaataattttgcacgcccaatttttcagtttttgatttgttaaaaaagtttgaaatatccaataaatgtcgttccacttcatgattgtgtcccacttgttgttgattcttcacaaaaaaatacagttttatatctttatgtttgaagcctgaaatgtggcaaaaggtcgcaaagttcaagggggccgaatactttcgcaaggcactgtattatttcaattattgttattatttcaattatttcaaaAAGGATTATAGCTTTAAAGGATGCAATCTTATCAGTTTGAAATCATGACTGGGCTTATTGTAGAGGAATACCTCCAGCATGCGAAAAACCCAGAGGACATACGGGATGCATTCAGTGCAGCCTCAGTCTCACCATGTAACTTACAACATCCCTGTGTCATCACTGTGTTAACTCTCCATCCAGAGATTATATACATACTATGTGTGTCCCCTGATGGACCGATCAGTGAAGAGGACGAAGAGTTAAGCAGGATAGCGATGGCATACATGGCCAACTTCGCACGCACTGGGTGTAATCTTTAATTTCCTTTCATGGCTTTTTTGCCCATTCCCTAAGAGTATCATGAGATATTTCTTAAatgttgtctctttctctcaggtCTAACAATGGGCTGGGGTTGGTGGAGTGGACTTCCCTTTGACCACACCGAGAGTTAACTGAACCTGGGCTTGGAGCAGACAGTATGGCCTGGGACTGAAGCAGAACAGGTCCCACTTCCTGAATGTAGTCCTGCCCCAGAAACTCTCAATCCACCAGACAGCCAATGAGGAGCTCTAAAACTCTGGGCTTTACCATATATGGACCCTTCAATTAACACATGATCAACAATTAATTCGGTAACACTTTGGCTACAGTACATTCTGAAATCCATTGGAATATtgaatacattatgttg from Oncorhynchus clarkii lewisi isolate Uvic-CL-2024 chromosome 15, UVic_Ocla_1.0, whole genome shotgun sequence includes the following:
- the LOC139366758 gene encoding F-box/LRR-repeat protein 7-like, yielding MGANNGKQYGSEGKGSSSISSDISSSTDHTPTKAPKNVATTEDSDRSTRTLSTPSPGLILPTKSPSLSSPALSINGHESTSPSGSAETVAMVHPQPGTQTRSRQSKSQHYSPIDLLPDHALLQIFSHLPTNQLCCCARVCRRWYNLAWDPRLWSTVRLTGELLHADRALRVLTHRLCQDTPNVCLTLETVVASGCRRLTDRGLHAVAQCCPELRRLEVTGCYNISNEAVFEVVSCCPNLEHLNVSGCSKVTCISLTQEASVQLSPLHGQQISIHYLDMSDCFSLEDQGLRTIASHCPRLTHLYLRRCTRLTDEALRHLALHCPSVRELSLSDCRLVGDFGLREVARLEGCLRYLSVAHCGRITDVGVRYVARYCPRLRYLNARGCEGLTDHGLGHLARSCPKLKSLDVGKCPLVSDSGLEQLALYCQGLRRLSLRACESVTGRGLRAIAANCCDLQLLNVQDCEVSPEALRFVRRHCRRCVIEHTNPGFF